A genomic stretch from Coffea arabica cultivar ET-39 chromosome 10c, Coffea Arabica ET-39 HiFi, whole genome shotgun sequence includes:
- the LOC113714912 gene encoding uncharacterized protein isoform X1, whose protein sequence is MLRLCCRTTRRCLRLPYRRTFTTTTTTSSSVSRSSNSNIPQNSTNSIIQNPEHVPAPSPPPILHPLPESKPNLRRVSIISISATIVSAMLASYLLINNNDAESSAAKTARREIENAIEKSNESFRKIMHRMKQTGVAASVLWQSLRSVMSSANHEVRLGFEWRVAALLADIAAASESRRAAIVGAGGGAVVDWLLETVAVGSADNLGTQAESARALAYLMADPNVCEAVLARPHAVPYLLRFIFSAQPRKSQKRRSSFDVSDSLKGRSMLVAAIMDVVTSNCESADKIMFKPSLPKNAIMRDIAAAIEVIEEGGIHWDEPPEDKDDKGGKGMKGIGIKILEGTTVLGLSRTNGRVEMEDSDADHMKTVQSLPQSFSFNKANERFPVQDRVSSVVVPGLWDDLHSEHVAVPFAAWALANWAMASEVNRSHIQELDRDGQAVMTALVAPERSVKWHGSLVARFLLKDQNLPLNESVSDWTSSLLSTAFQASKVQDVSLVEVALSAFLVAIERSPDAREVVMDKGLQLMRETAKQTPKHKSVQGSLAKALELLCCEGLHMSLEESQKWSGILLPWVFSKPCSDTVRASAINILAHVLEDYGPSSLPISQGWLTIMLTDVLSTKKSALMTGNNQPGTDKVKTQIDQSNIVSASQIANQLAIAVVNLAGTQLGTSTDSEDMFPLVDMLSLEPFVGPLKNLKKDKNFKVNAADSALATLKGIKALTEVCAEDSSCQSKITDFGVMCLLRRLLLEDDYEQLAAIEAYDASRALEAQDHVSSSSGQSSAANTNDSSSLRVPPTAHIRRHAARLLTVLSVLPKVQKIIVADETWCKWLEECSKGKIPGCNDLKIQSYAKATLLNVLCNYQSNSVNGDMTDKKNEPCPHYAEMIFLINPERPHWKCLDKVMPNIEDGSSSANDDSTECVGGPSSGASSDDDSSTSTSTSENCSGLDIAPLDVVFVHGLRGGPFKSWRLSEDKSSTKSGLVEKIDEEAGKQGTFWPGEWLPADFPDARVFSLQYKTNLTQWSGASLPLLEVSSMLLEKLIAAGIGDRPVVFVTHSLGGLVVKQMLYQAEAEKRDNFVKNTIGLVFYSCPHFGSKLADMPWRMGLVFRPAPTIGELRSGSPRLVELNNFIGDLHEKGMLEVLSFSETKVTPIVEGYGGWAFRMEIVPIESAYPGFGHLVVLDSTDHINSCKPLSRTDPSYKETLDFLHKMKARLHK, encoded by the exons TGCTCCTTCGCCACCGCCGATTCTCCATCCGCTTCCTGAATCAAAACCTAATCTTAGGCGAGTCTCCATAATATCTATCTCCGCTACGATAGTCTCCGCAATGCTAGCCTCCTATTTGTTGATTAATAACAACGACGCCGAATCCAGTGCGGCTAAAACTGCCAGAAGAGAAATTGAGAACGCGATCGAGAAATCAAACGAGTCGTTTAGGAAAATTATGCACCGGATGAAACAAACTGGAGTGGCAGCGTCGGTTTTGTGGCAGTCGCTAAGGTCGGTGATGTCGTCGGCGAACCATGAGGTGAGGTTGGGGTTTGAATGGAGAGTGGCGGCGTTGTTGGCGGATATTGCGGCAGCCAGTGAGAGTCGGAGAGCGGCGATTGTGGGAGCTGGTGGTGGTGCAGTGGTGGATTGGCTTTTGGAGACTGTGGCTGTGGGTTCCGCGGATAATTTGGGGACTCAAGCTGAGTCTGCTAGGGCTTTGGCGTATTTGATGGCTGATCCTAATGTATGTGAGGCGGTTTTAGCTAGGCCTCATGCTGTTCCTTATTTACTTCGTTTCATTTTTTCTGCTCAGCCTCGGAAAAGT CAAAAGAGACGTAGTTCATTCGATGTTTCTGATTCTTTGAAAGGTAGGAGCATGCTTGTTGCCGCAATTATGGATGTTGTGACTTCCAACTGTGAAAGTGCAGACAAAATAATGTTTAAGCCCTCACTGCCTAAGAATGCTATAATGAGAGATATTGCAGCAGCTATTGAAGTTATTGAAGAAGGTGGCATCCATTGGGATGAGCCACCTGAGGACAAGGATGATAAAGGTGGGAAAGGAATGAAAGGTATTGGaattaaaattcttgaaggtaCAACAGTTTTAGGCCTTTCTAGAACTAATGGGCGTGTTGAGATGGAGGATTCTGATGCGGATCACATGAAGACAGTTCAAAGTTTGCctcaaagtttttcttttaacaAGGCAAATGAACGCTTTCCTGTGCAAGATAGGGTATCTTCTGTAGTTGTCCCTGGACTTTGGGATGATTTGCATTCTGAACATGTTGCTGTCCCATTTGCTGCTTGGGCCTTAGCAAACTGGGCAATGGCATCTGAAGTTAATAGATCTCATATTCAAGAATTAGATAGAGATGGGCAAGCAGTCATGACTGCTTTGGTGGCACCTGAGAGATCTGTTAAATGGCATGGTAGTTTGGTTGCTCGATTTCTTTTAAAGGATCAAAATCTGCCATTAAATGAATCTGTTTCTGATTGGACTTCCAGCCTTCTTTCAACTGCTTTTCAAGCAAGTAAAGTCCAAGATGTATCTTTGGTCGAGGTAGCTTTGTCAGCATTTTTGGTTGCTATTGAGAGAAGCCCTGATGCTAGGGAAGTTGTCATGGATAAGGGTCTTCAATTGATGAGAGAAACTGCCAAACAGACACCAAAGCATAAGTCTGTACAAGGATCACTTGCAAAGGCTTTGGAACTACTTTGCTGTGAAGGACTGcatatgtctcttgaagaaagtCAAAAGTGGTCTGGCATACTACTGCCTTGGGTTTTCAGCAAGCCTTGCTCTGATACAGTAAGAGCTTCTGCAATAAATATCCTTGCACATGTTCTTGAAGACTATGGACCATCTTCTTTGCCCATTTCTCAAGGATGGTTAACGATTATGCTGACTGATGTTCTTAGTACCAAGAAGTCAGCCCTAATGACAGGAAACAACCAGCCTGGAACTGACAAAGTGAAG ACACAAATTGATCAATCCAACATAGTTTCTGCTTCGCAAATAGCAAATCAGTTGGCCATTGCTGTTGTTAATTTAGCAGGAACACAACTTGGGACATCCACTGATAGTGAAGATATGTTTCCTTTGGTGGATATGCTTTCGCTTGAACCTTTTGTTGGACCTTTGAAGAATCTGAAGAAAGATAAAAATTTCAAGGTTAATGCTGCAGATTCTGCTTTGGCTACGTTAAAAGGAATAAAAGCATTGACAGAAGTCTGTGCTGAAGATTCCTCCTGTCAATCCAAAATAACTGACTTTGGGGTTATGTGCTTGCTGAGGCGCCTTTTGCTTGAAGATGATTATGAGCAACTAGCTGCTATTGAAGCCTATGATGCATCTAGAGCCTTGGAGGCGCAAGATCATGTCTCTTCATCCTCTGGACAATCCTCTGCTGCCAATACTAATGATTCTTCTAGTTTACGAGTTCCACCTACAGCTCATATTCGAAGACATGCAGCTCGGCTGCTTACTGTTCTTTCGGTCCTTCCAAAGGTCCAGAAAATAATTGTGGCTGATGAAACTTGGTGTAAATGGCTTGAGGAATGTTCGAAGGGAAAGATCCCTGGGTGTAATGACCTTAAAATTCAGAGTTATGCTAAGGCCACTCTGTTAAATGTGCTTTGCAATTACCAAAGCAATTCTGTAAATGGTGATATGactgataaaaaaaatgaacctTGCCCTCATTATGCTGAGATGATTTTTTTGATCAATCCGGAACGACCGCACTGGAAGTGTCTGGACAAAGTGATGCCTAACATTGAGGATGGATCATCATCAGCAAATGATGACTCTACTGAATGTGTAGGTGGACCTTCATCTGGAGCTTCCAGTGATGATGATTCTTCTACTTCCACATCGACATCTGAAAACTGCTCTGGTTTGGACATTGCTCCATTGGATGTTGTCTTTGTCCACGGTTTACGTGGGGGACCCTTTAAAAGTTGGCGGCTTTCCGAGGACAAATCATCAACTAAGTCTGGCCTTGTTGAGAAGATTGATGAAGAGGCTGGGAAACAGGGAACATTTTGGCCAGGTGAATGGCTTCCTGCTGATTTTCCTGATGCTCGTGTCTTTAGTCTTCAATACAAG ACAAATCTTACGCAGTGGTCTGGGGCAAGCTTACCTCTTTTG GAAGTTAGTTCAATGCTGCTAGAGAAGCTTATTGCTGCAGGAATTGGAGATCGACCGGTTGTATTTGTGACTCATAG CTTGGGTGGCCTTGTTGTCAAGCAAATGTTGTATCAAGCAGAAGCAGAAAAGAGGGACAACTTTGTTAAGAACACCATTGGACTT GTTTTCTATAGTTGTCCACATTTTGGCAGCAAACTTGCAGACATGCCTTGGCGTATGGGTCTTGTGTTTCGGCCTGCACCAACT ATCGGAGAGTTAAGAAGTGGATCTCCAAGACTAGTCGAGCTTAATAATTTCATTGGTGACCTTCATGAGAAAGGCATGCTTGAAGTCCTTAGCTTTTCTGAG ACCAAAGTTACCCCGATCGTTGAAGGGTACGGAGGTTGGGCTTTCCGAATGGAAATTGTACCTATTGAATCAGCTTATCCTGGATTTGGTCACCTTGTT GTTTTAGACTCCACAGACCATATAAATTCTTGCAAGCCACTCTCCCGCACGGATCCTTCCTACAAAGAAACCTTAGACTTCTTGCACAAGATGAAGGCTCGTCTACATAAATAG
- the LOC113714912 gene encoding uncharacterized protein isoform X2, whose amino-acid sequence MLFLIYFVSFFLLSLGKVSMLVAAIMDVVTSNCESADKIMFKPSLPKNAIMRDIAAAIEVIEEGGIHWDEPPEDKDDKGGKGMKGIGIKILEGTTVLGLSRTNGRVEMEDSDADHMKTVQSLPQSFSFNKANERFPVQDRVSSVVVPGLWDDLHSEHVAVPFAAWALANWAMASEVNRSHIQELDRDGQAVMTALVAPERSVKWHGSLVARFLLKDQNLPLNESVSDWTSSLLSTAFQASKVQDVSLVEVALSAFLVAIERSPDAREVVMDKGLQLMRETAKQTPKHKSVQGSLAKALELLCCEGLHMSLEESQKWSGILLPWVFSKPCSDTVRASAINILAHVLEDYGPSSLPISQGWLTIMLTDVLSTKKSALMTGNNQPGTDKVKTQIDQSNIVSASQIANQLAIAVVNLAGTQLGTSTDSEDMFPLVDMLSLEPFVGPLKNLKKDKNFKVNAADSALATLKGIKALTEVCAEDSSCQSKITDFGVMCLLRRLLLEDDYEQLAAIEAYDASRALEAQDHVSSSSGQSSAANTNDSSSLRVPPTAHIRRHAARLLTVLSVLPKVQKIIVADETWCKWLEECSKGKIPGCNDLKIQSYAKATLLNVLCNYQSNSVNGDMTDKKNEPCPHYAEMIFLINPERPHWKCLDKVMPNIEDGSSSANDDSTECVGGPSSGASSDDDSSTSTSTSENCSGLDIAPLDVVFVHGLRGGPFKSWRLSEDKSSTKSGLVEKIDEEAGKQGTFWPGEWLPADFPDARVFSLQYKTNLTQWSGASLPLLEVSSMLLEKLIAAGIGDRPVVFVTHSLGGLVVKQMLYQAEAEKRDNFVKNTIGLVFYSCPHFGSKLADMPWRMGLVFRPAPTIGELRSGSPRLVELNNFIGDLHEKGMLEVLSFSETKVTPIVEGYGGWAFRMEIVPIESAYPGFGHLVVLDSTDHINSCKPLSRTDPSYKETLDFLHKMKARLHK is encoded by the exons ATGCTGTTCCTTATTTACTTCGTTTCATTTTTTCTGCTCAGCCTCGGAAAAGT GAGCATGCTTGTTGCCGCAATTATGGATGTTGTGACTTCCAACTGTGAAAGTGCAGACAAAATAATGTTTAAGCCCTCACTGCCTAAGAATGCTATAATGAGAGATATTGCAGCAGCTATTGAAGTTATTGAAGAAGGTGGCATCCATTGGGATGAGCCACCTGAGGACAAGGATGATAAAGGTGGGAAAGGAATGAAAGGTATTGGaattaaaattcttgaaggtaCAACAGTTTTAGGCCTTTCTAGAACTAATGGGCGTGTTGAGATGGAGGATTCTGATGCGGATCACATGAAGACAGTTCAAAGTTTGCctcaaagtttttcttttaacaAGGCAAATGAACGCTTTCCTGTGCAAGATAGGGTATCTTCTGTAGTTGTCCCTGGACTTTGGGATGATTTGCATTCTGAACATGTTGCTGTCCCATTTGCTGCTTGGGCCTTAGCAAACTGGGCAATGGCATCTGAAGTTAATAGATCTCATATTCAAGAATTAGATAGAGATGGGCAAGCAGTCATGACTGCTTTGGTGGCACCTGAGAGATCTGTTAAATGGCATGGTAGTTTGGTTGCTCGATTTCTTTTAAAGGATCAAAATCTGCCATTAAATGAATCTGTTTCTGATTGGACTTCCAGCCTTCTTTCAACTGCTTTTCAAGCAAGTAAAGTCCAAGATGTATCTTTGGTCGAGGTAGCTTTGTCAGCATTTTTGGTTGCTATTGAGAGAAGCCCTGATGCTAGGGAAGTTGTCATGGATAAGGGTCTTCAATTGATGAGAGAAACTGCCAAACAGACACCAAAGCATAAGTCTGTACAAGGATCACTTGCAAAGGCTTTGGAACTACTTTGCTGTGAAGGACTGcatatgtctcttgaagaaagtCAAAAGTGGTCTGGCATACTACTGCCTTGGGTTTTCAGCAAGCCTTGCTCTGATACAGTAAGAGCTTCTGCAATAAATATCCTTGCACATGTTCTTGAAGACTATGGACCATCTTCTTTGCCCATTTCTCAAGGATGGTTAACGATTATGCTGACTGATGTTCTTAGTACCAAGAAGTCAGCCCTAATGACAGGAAACAACCAGCCTGGAACTGACAAAGTGAAG ACACAAATTGATCAATCCAACATAGTTTCTGCTTCGCAAATAGCAAATCAGTTGGCCATTGCTGTTGTTAATTTAGCAGGAACACAACTTGGGACATCCACTGATAGTGAAGATATGTTTCCTTTGGTGGATATGCTTTCGCTTGAACCTTTTGTTGGACCTTTGAAGAATCTGAAGAAAGATAAAAATTTCAAGGTTAATGCTGCAGATTCTGCTTTGGCTACGTTAAAAGGAATAAAAGCATTGACAGAAGTCTGTGCTGAAGATTCCTCCTGTCAATCCAAAATAACTGACTTTGGGGTTATGTGCTTGCTGAGGCGCCTTTTGCTTGAAGATGATTATGAGCAACTAGCTGCTATTGAAGCCTATGATGCATCTAGAGCCTTGGAGGCGCAAGATCATGTCTCTTCATCCTCTGGACAATCCTCTGCTGCCAATACTAATGATTCTTCTAGTTTACGAGTTCCACCTACAGCTCATATTCGAAGACATGCAGCTCGGCTGCTTACTGTTCTTTCGGTCCTTCCAAAGGTCCAGAAAATAATTGTGGCTGATGAAACTTGGTGTAAATGGCTTGAGGAATGTTCGAAGGGAAAGATCCCTGGGTGTAATGACCTTAAAATTCAGAGTTATGCTAAGGCCACTCTGTTAAATGTGCTTTGCAATTACCAAAGCAATTCTGTAAATGGTGATATGactgataaaaaaaatgaacctTGCCCTCATTATGCTGAGATGATTTTTTTGATCAATCCGGAACGACCGCACTGGAAGTGTCTGGACAAAGTGATGCCTAACATTGAGGATGGATCATCATCAGCAAATGATGACTCTACTGAATGTGTAGGTGGACCTTCATCTGGAGCTTCCAGTGATGATGATTCTTCTACTTCCACATCGACATCTGAAAACTGCTCTGGTTTGGACATTGCTCCATTGGATGTTGTCTTTGTCCACGGTTTACGTGGGGGACCCTTTAAAAGTTGGCGGCTTTCCGAGGACAAATCATCAACTAAGTCTGGCCTTGTTGAGAAGATTGATGAAGAGGCTGGGAAACAGGGAACATTTTGGCCAGGTGAATGGCTTCCTGCTGATTTTCCTGATGCTCGTGTCTTTAGTCTTCAATACAAG ACAAATCTTACGCAGTGGTCTGGGGCAAGCTTACCTCTTTTG GAAGTTAGTTCAATGCTGCTAGAGAAGCTTATTGCTGCAGGAATTGGAGATCGACCGGTTGTATTTGTGACTCATAG CTTGGGTGGCCTTGTTGTCAAGCAAATGTTGTATCAAGCAGAAGCAGAAAAGAGGGACAACTTTGTTAAGAACACCATTGGACTT GTTTTCTATAGTTGTCCACATTTTGGCAGCAAACTTGCAGACATGCCTTGGCGTATGGGTCTTGTGTTTCGGCCTGCACCAACT ATCGGAGAGTTAAGAAGTGGATCTCCAAGACTAGTCGAGCTTAATAATTTCATTGGTGACCTTCATGAGAAAGGCATGCTTGAAGTCCTTAGCTTTTCTGAG ACCAAAGTTACCCCGATCGTTGAAGGGTACGGAGGTTGGGCTTTCCGAATGGAAATTGTACCTATTGAATCAGCTTATCCTGGATTTGGTCACCTTGTT GTTTTAGACTCCACAGACCATATAAATTCTTGCAAGCCACTCTCCCGCACGGATCCTTCCTACAAAGAAACCTTAGACTTCTTGCACAAGATGAAGGCTCGTCTACATAAATAG
- the LOC113714912 gene encoding uncharacterized protein isoform X3 — MLVAAIMDVVTSNCESADKIMFKPSLPKNAIMRDIAAAIEVIEEGGIHWDEPPEDKDDKGGKGMKGIGIKILEGTTVLGLSRTNGRVEMEDSDADHMKTVQSLPQSFSFNKANERFPVQDRVSSVVVPGLWDDLHSEHVAVPFAAWALANWAMASEVNRSHIQELDRDGQAVMTALVAPERSVKWHGSLVARFLLKDQNLPLNESVSDWTSSLLSTAFQASKVQDVSLVEVALSAFLVAIERSPDAREVVMDKGLQLMRETAKQTPKHKSVQGSLAKALELLCCEGLHMSLEESQKWSGILLPWVFSKPCSDTVRASAINILAHVLEDYGPSSLPISQGWLTIMLTDVLSTKKSALMTGNNQPGTDKVKTQIDQSNIVSASQIANQLAIAVVNLAGTQLGTSTDSEDMFPLVDMLSLEPFVGPLKNLKKDKNFKVNAADSALATLKGIKALTEVCAEDSSCQSKITDFGVMCLLRRLLLEDDYEQLAAIEAYDASRALEAQDHVSSSSGQSSAANTNDSSSLRVPPTAHIRRHAARLLTVLSVLPKVQKIIVADETWCKWLEECSKGKIPGCNDLKIQSYAKATLLNVLCNYQSNSVNGDMTDKKNEPCPHYAEMIFLINPERPHWKCLDKVMPNIEDGSSSANDDSTECVGGPSSGASSDDDSSTSTSTSENCSGLDIAPLDVVFVHGLRGGPFKSWRLSEDKSSTKSGLVEKIDEEAGKQGTFWPGEWLPADFPDARVFSLQYKTNLTQWSGASLPLLEVSSMLLEKLIAAGIGDRPVVFVTHSLGGLVVKQMLYQAEAEKRDNFVKNTIGLVFYSCPHFGSKLADMPWRMGLVFRPAPTIGELRSGSPRLVELNNFIGDLHEKGMLEVLSFSETKVTPIVEGYGGWAFRMEIVPIESAYPGFGHLVVLDSTDHINSCKPLSRTDPSYKETLDFLHKMKARLHK, encoded by the exons ATGCTTGTTGCCGCAATTATGGATGTTGTGACTTCCAACTGTGAAAGTGCAGACAAAATAATGTTTAAGCCCTCACTGCCTAAGAATGCTATAATGAGAGATATTGCAGCAGCTATTGAAGTTATTGAAGAAGGTGGCATCCATTGGGATGAGCCACCTGAGGACAAGGATGATAAAGGTGGGAAAGGAATGAAAGGTATTGGaattaaaattcttgaaggtaCAACAGTTTTAGGCCTTTCTAGAACTAATGGGCGTGTTGAGATGGAGGATTCTGATGCGGATCACATGAAGACAGTTCAAAGTTTGCctcaaagtttttcttttaacaAGGCAAATGAACGCTTTCCTGTGCAAGATAGGGTATCTTCTGTAGTTGTCCCTGGACTTTGGGATGATTTGCATTCTGAACATGTTGCTGTCCCATTTGCTGCTTGGGCCTTAGCAAACTGGGCAATGGCATCTGAAGTTAATAGATCTCATATTCAAGAATTAGATAGAGATGGGCAAGCAGTCATGACTGCTTTGGTGGCACCTGAGAGATCTGTTAAATGGCATGGTAGTTTGGTTGCTCGATTTCTTTTAAAGGATCAAAATCTGCCATTAAATGAATCTGTTTCTGATTGGACTTCCAGCCTTCTTTCAACTGCTTTTCAAGCAAGTAAAGTCCAAGATGTATCTTTGGTCGAGGTAGCTTTGTCAGCATTTTTGGTTGCTATTGAGAGAAGCCCTGATGCTAGGGAAGTTGTCATGGATAAGGGTCTTCAATTGATGAGAGAAACTGCCAAACAGACACCAAAGCATAAGTCTGTACAAGGATCACTTGCAAAGGCTTTGGAACTACTTTGCTGTGAAGGACTGcatatgtctcttgaagaaagtCAAAAGTGGTCTGGCATACTACTGCCTTGGGTTTTCAGCAAGCCTTGCTCTGATACAGTAAGAGCTTCTGCAATAAATATCCTTGCACATGTTCTTGAAGACTATGGACCATCTTCTTTGCCCATTTCTCAAGGATGGTTAACGATTATGCTGACTGATGTTCTTAGTACCAAGAAGTCAGCCCTAATGACAGGAAACAACCAGCCTGGAACTGACAAAGTGAAG ACACAAATTGATCAATCCAACATAGTTTCTGCTTCGCAAATAGCAAATCAGTTGGCCATTGCTGTTGTTAATTTAGCAGGAACACAACTTGGGACATCCACTGATAGTGAAGATATGTTTCCTTTGGTGGATATGCTTTCGCTTGAACCTTTTGTTGGACCTTTGAAGAATCTGAAGAAAGATAAAAATTTCAAGGTTAATGCTGCAGATTCTGCTTTGGCTACGTTAAAAGGAATAAAAGCATTGACAGAAGTCTGTGCTGAAGATTCCTCCTGTCAATCCAAAATAACTGACTTTGGGGTTATGTGCTTGCTGAGGCGCCTTTTGCTTGAAGATGATTATGAGCAACTAGCTGCTATTGAAGCCTATGATGCATCTAGAGCCTTGGAGGCGCAAGATCATGTCTCTTCATCCTCTGGACAATCCTCTGCTGCCAATACTAATGATTCTTCTAGTTTACGAGTTCCACCTACAGCTCATATTCGAAGACATGCAGCTCGGCTGCTTACTGTTCTTTCGGTCCTTCCAAAGGTCCAGAAAATAATTGTGGCTGATGAAACTTGGTGTAAATGGCTTGAGGAATGTTCGAAGGGAAAGATCCCTGGGTGTAATGACCTTAAAATTCAGAGTTATGCTAAGGCCACTCTGTTAAATGTGCTTTGCAATTACCAAAGCAATTCTGTAAATGGTGATATGactgataaaaaaaatgaacctTGCCCTCATTATGCTGAGATGATTTTTTTGATCAATCCGGAACGACCGCACTGGAAGTGTCTGGACAAAGTGATGCCTAACATTGAGGATGGATCATCATCAGCAAATGATGACTCTACTGAATGTGTAGGTGGACCTTCATCTGGAGCTTCCAGTGATGATGATTCTTCTACTTCCACATCGACATCTGAAAACTGCTCTGGTTTGGACATTGCTCCATTGGATGTTGTCTTTGTCCACGGTTTACGTGGGGGACCCTTTAAAAGTTGGCGGCTTTCCGAGGACAAATCATCAACTAAGTCTGGCCTTGTTGAGAAGATTGATGAAGAGGCTGGGAAACAGGGAACATTTTGGCCAGGTGAATGGCTTCCTGCTGATTTTCCTGATGCTCGTGTCTTTAGTCTTCAATACAAG ACAAATCTTACGCAGTGGTCTGGGGCAAGCTTACCTCTTTTG GAAGTTAGTTCAATGCTGCTAGAGAAGCTTATTGCTGCAGGAATTGGAGATCGACCGGTTGTATTTGTGACTCATAG CTTGGGTGGCCTTGTTGTCAAGCAAATGTTGTATCAAGCAGAAGCAGAAAAGAGGGACAACTTTGTTAAGAACACCATTGGACTT GTTTTCTATAGTTGTCCACATTTTGGCAGCAAACTTGCAGACATGCCTTGGCGTATGGGTCTTGTGTTTCGGCCTGCACCAACT ATCGGAGAGTTAAGAAGTGGATCTCCAAGACTAGTCGAGCTTAATAATTTCATTGGTGACCTTCATGAGAAAGGCATGCTTGAAGTCCTTAGCTTTTCTGAG ACCAAAGTTACCCCGATCGTTGAAGGGTACGGAGGTTGGGCTTTCCGAATGGAAATTGTACCTATTGAATCAGCTTATCCTGGATTTGGTCACCTTGTT GTTTTAGACTCCACAGACCATATAAATTCTTGCAAGCCACTCTCCCGCACGGATCCTTCCTACAAAGAAACCTTAGACTTCTTGCACAAGATGAAGGCTCGTCTACATAAATAG